In Lactococcus garvieae subsp. garvieae, the following proteins share a genomic window:
- a CDS encoding YitT family protein, whose product MSIIGVKIDKQFIKDLIVLIIGVGFYILSVRLFVIPNYLASNGIAGFSVFVDFVFGINPALTFFVVNIPLFLFGWKLLSRRELLLSVPGAAAMSLWMLAYEAMGINGFQFNQIIFAGISDGILSGIGAGLVVVSNGTFGGSILLSRIMEDRWQFTIDRVLFGIDIVVMGLSLVTYLAFPNFAVTLLSCYIFSKVTRFIGRKDYRDKILDVLYFNLFRRERNRTDT is encoded by the coding sequence ATGTCAATCATTGGAGTAAAGATAGATAAGCAGTTTATAAAAGATTTAATTGTTCTTATTATAGGAGTGGGTTTCTATATTTTATCGGTAAGACTTTTTGTTATTCCTAATTATTTGGCAAGTAATGGGATTGCAGGTTTTTCAGTATTTGTTGATTTTGTTTTTGGAATCAATCCAGCACTGACTTTCTTTGTCGTCAACATTCCCTTGTTCCTTTTTGGTTGGAAGCTGTTGAGCCGAAGAGAACTTTTGTTGAGTGTTCCTGGTGCTGCTGCGATGAGTTTATGGATGCTGGCCTATGAGGCGATGGGAATTAACGGTTTTCAATTTAACCAAATTATTTTCGCTGGCATTTCTGACGGTATTTTATCAGGAATAGGAGCAGGACTTGTTGTAGTATCCAACGGAACTTTCGGTGGTTCAATCCTCCTGAGTCGAATTATGGAAGATCGCTGGCAATTTACGATTGATCGTGTCTTATTTGGTATTGATATCGTCGTTATGGGACTATCTTTAGTGACTTATCTGGCCTTTCCAAACTTTGCTGTCACTCTCTTGTCATGCTATATTTTTAGCAAAGTCACACGCTTTATTGGGCGGAAAGATTACCGTGATAAGATTTTAGATGTTCTATATTTTAATTTATTTAGACGTGAAAGAAACAGAACAGATACTTAA
- a CDS encoding PstS family phosphate ABC transporter substrate-binding protein: protein MNKKLLSGIIAGAALLTLAACGNGNSSSNSSSEGSTPASGKIIAGGSTALQPMAQQASTEYTAKKPEVQITVQGGGSGVGLTQVSTGTFQIGNSDIFAEEKSGIDASKLNDHKVAVVGFAPIVNKDINIDNLSTQQLKDVFTGKVKNWKEVGGPDEKITVIGRAAGSGTRVNFDNLALGGEKEVEGPTQDASGTAVTMVSQTPGAISYVAFSYLDKSKDIKAVSIDNVKPTDENVADNSYKVWSYEHMYTNKDKETAAETDFIKYVTEDTKTIKELGYIPVSDMKVERDAQGKITNK from the coding sequence ATGAATAAAAAGTTACTTTCTGGAATTATCGCTGGTGCAGCTTTGTTGACGCTTGCAGCTTGTGGAAATGGCAATTCATCATCTAATAGCAGCTCAGAGGGCTCAACGCCAGCTTCAGGTAAAATCATAGCTGGAGGTTCAACAGCTTTGCAACCTATGGCTCAACAAGCTTCAACTGAGTATACAGCTAAAAAACCAGAAGTTCAAATCACTGTACAAGGTGGTGGATCCGGTGTAGGTTTGACTCAGGTCTCAACAGGAACCTTCCAAATCGGTAACTCTGACATCTTTGCAGAAGAAAAATCAGGAATTGATGCTTCTAAATTGAACGATCATAAAGTAGCTGTCGTTGGATTTGCTCCAATTGTAAATAAAGATATTAATATTGACAATCTCTCAACACAACAACTTAAAGATGTCTTCACGGGTAAAGTGAAGAACTGGAAGGAAGTTGGAGGTCCGGATGAAAAAATCACAGTTATCGGACGTGCAGCAGGTTCAGGTACACGTGTGAACTTTGATAATTTGGCTCTTGGTGGTGAAAAAGAAGTAGAGGGTCCAACGCAAGATGCCTCAGGTACAGCGGTAACGATGGTCTCTCAAACACCAGGTGCGATTTCTTACGTTGCTTTTTCTTACCTTGATAAGAGTAAAGATATCAAAGCAGTCAGCATTGATAATGTAAAACCAACAGATGAAAATGTTGCGGACAACAGCTACAAAGTTTGGTCATACGAACACATGTATACCAATAAAGATAAAGAAACAGCAGCTGAAACAGATTTTATCAAATACGTTACTGAAGATACAAAAACAATCAAGGAACTTGGCTATATCCCAGTTTCTGATATGAAAGTTGAACGTGACGCTCAAGGAAAAATCACAAACAAATAA
- the pstB gene encoding phosphate ABC transporter ATP-binding protein PstB: protein MATYDWNERHILTFDKNIALSTNDLRVFYNGTKEAIHGVSMQFPKNQVTALIGPSGSGKSTYLRALNRMNDTIDGARVTGEIMYEGVNISDPKVNVYEVRKQIGMVFQRPNPFPKSIYENIAFIHRREGIKDKKKLDEIVETSLKQAALWEQVKDNLNKSALALSGGQAQRLCIARALSVKPEIILMDEPASALDPISTMQIEETMTELKKDYTIIIVTHNMQQASRVSDYTAFFYSGDLIEYDETSKIFTQPNLKATEDYVSGHFG, encoded by the coding sequence ATGGCAACTTATGATTGGAACGAACGTCACATTTTGACTTTCGACAAAAATATCGCTCTTTCAACAAACGATTTGCGGGTTTTCTATAATGGCACAAAAGAAGCAATTCACGGTGTCTCTATGCAATTTCCTAAAAATCAAGTGACGGCTTTAATTGGCCCTTCAGGTTCTGGTAAATCAACTTATCTCCGCGCACTCAACCGTATGAATGATACGATTGATGGTGCACGAGTAACAGGTGAAATCATGTATGAAGGGGTCAATATTAGTGACCCTAAAGTCAATGTTTACGAAGTCCGTAAACAAATCGGTATGGTTTTCCAAAGACCAAATCCTTTCCCAAAATCAATCTATGAAAATATCGCTTTTATCCACCGTCGTGAAGGGATAAAAGACAAGAAAAAATTAGATGAAATCGTGGAAACTTCCCTTAAGCAAGCCGCTTTATGGGAGCAAGTTAAGGACAATCTAAACAAGTCCGCTTTGGCACTTTCTGGTGGACAGGCACAGCGTTTATGTATTGCGCGTGCCCTTTCAGTTAAACCAGAAATCATCTTGATGGATGAGCCGGCCTCAGCTTTGGACCCTATTTCTACAATGCAAATTGAAGAAACCATGACCGAATTGAAGAAAGACTATACGATCATTATCGTGACGCACAATATGCAACAAGCCAGTCGTGTTTCTGACTATACGGCATTCTTCTATTCAGGCGACTTGATTGAATACGATGAGACAAGCAAAATCTTCACACAGCCAAATCTTAAAGCGACAGAAGATTATGTTTCAGGACACTTTGGATAA
- the smpB gene encoding SsrA-binding protein SmpB, which yields MVKNTVDKPLAQNKKARHDYEIFETFEAGIVLTGTEIKSVRQAKIQLKDGFARVRDGEVWLSNVHIAPFEQGNIFNVDELRTRKLLLNKKEITKIEKELTGTGITFIPLKVYLKNGFAKVLMGLARGKKQYDKRETLKRKEQNRDIARQIKAYNR from the coding sequence ATGGTAAAAAATACAGTAGATAAGCCCCTGGCCCAAAATAAAAAGGCCCGGCATGATTATGAAATTTTTGAAACGTTTGAGGCAGGCATTGTTCTAACTGGAACAGAAATCAAATCGGTGCGTCAAGCAAAAATTCAACTTAAAGATGGGTTTGCTCGGGTACGAGATGGTGAAGTGTGGCTGTCCAATGTTCATATTGCACCTTTCGAGCAAGGTAATATCTTCAATGTGGATGAATTACGCACACGTAAACTTTTACTTAATAAAAAAGAAATTACGAAGATTGAGAAGGAGTTGACAGGAACAGGGATTACTTTTATTCCTTTAAAAGTTTATCTGAAGAATGGTTTTGCCAAGGTTTTAATGGGTCTCGCACGAGGAAAAAAACAGTACGACAAACGTGAAACACTCAAACGTAAAGAACAAAACCGAGATATTGCCCGTCAAATAAAGGCCTACAATCGCTAA
- the pstA gene encoding phosphate ABC transporter permease PstA — protein MNAKRTDKIATGVLYALSGIIVAILAFLLIYILVKGLPFVSWEFLTTPSNPLTGGGIAVQLFNSVYLLVVTLIISIPLSLGAGIYLSEYANQKHWLTGAVRSAIEVLSSLPSIVVGLFGMLLFVIQFGLGFSVLSGALALTVFNLPLMTRNVEESLRAIPTMQREGGLALGLSKWETATKVILPAAVPGILTGVILSSGRVFGEAAALIYTAGQTNLPINWANWNPMSLTSPLSLFRPAETLAVHIWALNTEGTIATATQISAGASAVLIIFVLLFNLGARFLGNRLHKKLTSGN, from the coding sequence ATGAATGCAAAACGCACAGATAAAATTGCCACTGGCGTGCTCTATGCACTTTCAGGCATCATTGTTGCAATACTCGCTTTTCTCTTGATTTATATTTTGGTTAAAGGTTTACCTTTTGTATCTTGGGAATTCTTAACAACGCCTTCAAATCCATTGACTGGCGGCGGTATTGCTGTTCAACTTTTTAACTCAGTTTACTTATTAGTTGTGACTCTAATTATCTCAATTCCACTTTCATTGGGTGCGGGAATTTACCTTTCAGAATACGCCAATCAAAAACATTGGTTGACTGGTGCAGTTCGCTCAGCGATTGAGGTCTTATCATCACTCCCTTCAATCGTTGTGGGTCTCTTCGGTATGTTACTCTTCGTGATTCAGTTTGGGCTTGGTTTCTCTGTCTTATCCGGTGCCCTCGCACTTACAGTTTTCAACCTCCCTTTGATGACACGTAATGTTGAGGAATCACTCCGTGCTATTCCAACAATGCAACGTGAAGGTGGCTTGGCTCTTGGTTTATCAAAATGGGAAACAGCGACTAAAGTCATCTTGCCAGCAGCTGTACCGGGGATTTTAACAGGGGTTATCTTATCTTCAGGCCGTGTATTCGGTGAAGCGGCGGCCTTGATCTATACTGCGGGTCAAACCAACTTGCCCATCAACTGGGCCAACTGGAATCCTATGTCATTGACAAGCCCCTTGTCACTCTTCCGTCCTGCTGAAACATTGGCCGTACATATTTGGGCTTTGAATACTGAAGGAACAATCGCAACAGCAACTCAGATTTCTGCAGGAGCTTCTGCAGTACTGATTATCTTTGTTTTGCTGTTCAACCTTGGGGCACGTTTCCTCGGAAATCGTCTCCACAAGAAACTCACATCTGGAAATTAG
- the serS gene encoding serine--tRNA ligase has protein sequence MLDIKKIRADFDGVAAKLETRGVKKETLQELHELDVRRRELIVQSENLKKERNAVSDEIALIKREKGDASEKITAMKQVSADIKVIDAELADIEEKLTTYTTTLPNLPHDDVPVGADEDDNVEIRRHGQAPEFSFEPKPHWDLGESLGILDWERGGKVTGSRFLFYKGAGARLERALYNFMLDEHAKEGYTEMITPYMVNQESMFGTGQYPKFKEDTFEVNDDRGFVLIPTAEVPLTNYYRGEILDNAELPVYFTAMSPSFRSEAGSAGRDTRGLIRLHQFHKVEMVKFARPEESYDELEKMVVNAENILQKLGLAYRVIALSTGDMGFSAAKTYDLEVWIPAQNTYREISSCSNCEDFQARRAQIRYRDEDGKVNLLHTLNGSGLAVGRTVAAILENYQNEDGSVTVPEVLRPYMGGLEVIK, from the coding sequence ATGCTTGATATCAAAAAAATCCGTGCAGACTTTGACGGAGTAGCCGCAAAATTGGAAACACGTGGTGTTAAAAAGGAAACACTGCAAGAACTCCATGAACTCGATGTACGTCGTCGTGAACTGATCGTACAATCTGAGAACTTGAAAAAAGAACGTAATGCCGTATCTGATGAAATCGCGTTGATTAAACGTGAAAAAGGTGATGCATCTGAAAAAATCACTGCCATGAAACAAGTTTCTGCCGATATTAAAGTCATTGATGCTGAGCTTGCAGATATCGAAGAAAAGTTGACTACATATACAACAACGCTCCCTAACTTGCCACATGACGATGTGCCTGTAGGTGCTGATGAGGATGATAATGTCGAAATTCGTCGTCATGGCCAAGCGCCTGAGTTCAGCTTTGAGCCTAAGCCTCATTGGGACTTAGGAGAGTCTCTTGGCATCCTTGATTGGGAACGTGGCGGTAAAGTTACAGGTTCTCGTTTCCTCTTCTATAAAGGCGCTGGGGCGCGTTTAGAGCGTGCCTTGTATAACTTTATGTTAGACGAACATGCTAAAGAAGGCTATACTGAAATGATTACACCTTATATGGTCAATCAAGAGTCTATGTTCGGTACAGGTCAATATCCAAAATTCAAAGAAGATACTTTTGAAGTAAATGATGACCGCGGTTTTGTGCTCATTCCTACGGCTGAAGTACCTTTGACCAACTACTACCGTGGTGAAATCTTGGATAATGCTGAACTTCCGGTTTACTTCACAGCAATGTCTCCTTCATTCCGTTCTGAAGCTGGTTCAGCTGGACGTGATACACGTGGCTTGATTCGTTTGCACCAGTTCCATAAAGTTGAAATGGTCAAATTTGCTCGCCCTGAGGAATCTTACGATGAACTAGAAAAAATGGTTGTCAATGCCGAAAACATTCTCCAAAAACTCGGTTTAGCTTATCGTGTCATCGCACTTTCTACAGGTGATATGGGCTTCTCTGCTGCTAAAACTTATGACTTGGAAGTTTGGATTCCAGCTCAAAACACTTACCGTGAAATTTCAAGTTGTTCAAACTGTGAAGACTTCCAAGCACGCCGTGCCCAAATCCGCTATCGTGATGAAGACGGCAAAGTGAACCTACTTCACACTTTAAATGGTTCTGGTCTTGCGGTCGGTCGTACAGTTGCTGCCATCCTTGAAAACTATCAAAACGAAGACGGTTCAGTAACTGTCCCTGAAGTCCTTCGTCCATATATGGGTGGTTTAGAAGTTATTAAATAA
- a CDS encoding DUF956 family protein has translation MAQSLNTKVDFTTAGIAYLGFAEYGKIMIGDRAFEFFNDTNVEKNMQFPWASIKRVEGDVSVSKNGKVKIGRQFIIVFRNEQKVRFAAKESGTVLKYIRQYIGNEKVVRQKGFFDKFFSLFRRKKK, from the coding sequence TTGGCACAATCACTGAATACTAAAGTCGACTTTACCACTGCTGGTATTGCTTATCTTGGCTTTGCTGAATATGGTAAAATTATGATTGGAGACCGAGCTTTCGAGTTTTTCAATGATACAAATGTTGAAAAAAACATGCAATTCCCTTGGGCCTCTATTAAACGTGTGGAAGGTGATGTTTCTGTTTCCAAAAATGGAAAAGTAAAAATTGGACGTCAGTTTATTATTGTCTTTCGTAATGAGCAGAAAGTTCGTTTTGCTGCCAAAGAGTCTGGAACTGTCTTAAAATACATCCGACAATATATTGGAAATGAAAAAGTCGTCCGTCAAAAAGGATTCTTTGATAAATTCTTTAGCCTCTTCCGTCGTAAAAAGAAATAA
- a CDS encoding phosphate ABC transporter substrate-binding protein, with protein MKKKILMALFAAMSLVTLAACAPNSNQVTVGGSTAMKPLVEQVSLDYMKKYPEDIIMVQGGGSGVGLAQVVAGSFQIGNSDIFAEEKSGIDASKITGNKVAVVGFAPIVNRNLDLSNVTQDQLIDIFTGKVKNWKEVGGPDQEITVIGRTAGSGTRVNFDNLALNGAREIDGPTQDASGSVVQLVGQTPGAISYVSFPYIHKPGIKPLNLDGVEPTDKNVLTNKWKIWSYEHMYTNNKNENFVENRFINYVKNDKVTLRKLGYIPVTEMKVDRDYKGKVTPIK; from the coding sequence ATGAAAAAGAAAATTTTAATGGCTTTATTTGCAGCAATGAGTCTTGTGACTTTAGCGGCATGTGCGCCCAACTCAAATCAAGTTACAGTAGGTGGCTCAACGGCAATGAAACCACTGGTTGAACAAGTTTCCCTGGACTATATGAAGAAATATCCAGAAGATATTATTATGGTTCAAGGTGGGGGCTCTGGTGTCGGACTTGCACAAGTTGTCGCAGGTTCTTTCCAAATTGGTAACTCAGATATCTTTGCTGAGGAAAAGTCCGGAATTGATGCCTCTAAAATTACAGGGAATAAGGTTGCAGTTGTCGGTTTTGCACCAATCGTGAACCGAAATCTGGACCTCTCCAACGTCACTCAAGACCAACTTATTGATATTTTCACGGGGAAAGTAAAAAACTGGAAAGAAGTGGGTGGTCCAGATCAAGAAATTACGGTTATCGGACGGACAGCAGGTTCAGGAACACGTGTTAATTTTGATAATCTTGCCTTGAATGGTGCGCGTGAAATTGATGGCCCTACACAAGATGCTTCCGGTTCGGTTGTTCAATTAGTTGGTCAAACACCAGGTGCAATCTCATACGTTTCGTTCCCCTATATCCACAAACCAGGAATTAAACCATTGAACTTGGACGGGGTTGAACCTACAGATAAAAATGTACTGACCAACAAGTGGAAAATTTGGTCTTACGAACATATGTACACCAACAATAAAAATGAGAACTTTGTAGAAAATCGCTTCATCAACTATGTTAAAAATGACAAAGTAACGCTGAGAAAACTCGGCTACATCCCTGTAACAGAGATGAAAGTTGATCGTGATTATAAAGGTAAAGTTACACCAATTAAATAA
- the pstC gene encoding phosphate ABC transporter permease subunit PstC, translating to MENSKIKEKLLSSSKDSRLEKFGRTLTFLCIAIIVFVVGLILVFVAQKGLSTFFVDGVNPFRFLFGTHWEPGAIGPDGKPAVGALPMFAGSLIVTVLSALVATPFAIGAGIYMTEISPKYGAKILQPVIELLVGIPSVVYGFIGLTVVVPIIRNTFGGTGLGLLAGVFVLFVMILPTVTSMTVDALKAIPPHYREASLGLGATRWQTIWRVLLRAAAPGILTAVIFGMARAFGEALAIQMVVGNAVTMPQDLVSPASTLTSILTSGIPNATPGIQLNALWSLGLLLLLMSLVFNIAMRAIAKKGSLK from the coding sequence ATGGAAAACTCAAAAATTAAAGAAAAATTACTTTCAAGCTCAAAAGATTCGCGCTTGGAAAAATTTGGTAGGACATTGACATTCTTGTGTATCGCAATTATCGTTTTTGTCGTTGGACTTATTCTGGTCTTTGTCGCTCAAAAAGGTCTTTCAACTTTCTTTGTGGATGGTGTGAATCCGTTCCGTTTCCTCTTTGGAACACACTGGGAGCCTGGAGCAATTGGCCCTGACGGGAAACCTGCGGTTGGAGCTTTACCGATGTTTGCGGGATCTTTAATCGTTACGGTGCTTTCAGCTTTAGTGGCGACACCTTTTGCCATCGGTGCAGGAATCTATATGACAGAAATTTCGCCAAAATATGGTGCGAAAATTTTACAACCGGTTATTGAACTTTTGGTAGGTATTCCTTCAGTTGTTTATGGATTTATTGGTTTGACGGTTGTTGTACCTATTATACGTAATACATTTGGTGGAACGGGACTTGGTTTGCTTGCGGGTGTGTTTGTACTCTTTGTTATGATTTTACCAACGGTTACTTCAATGACTGTCGATGCGCTTAAAGCCATCCCACCTCATTATCGTGAAGCTTCACTTGGTTTAGGTGCAACACGTTGGCAAACCATTTGGCGTGTTTTACTTCGTGCTGCAGCACCTGGGATTTTAACTGCGGTAATCTTTGGTATGGCGCGTGCCTTTGGTGAAGCCTTGGCTATCCAAATGGTTGTCGGTAATGCTGTAACAATGCCACAGGATCTGGTTTCTCCGGCTTCAACTTTAACTTCAATTTTGACATCAGGTATTCCAAATGCGACACCAGGTATTCAATTGAATGCCCTTTGGTCACTTGGACTCCTCCTTCTCCTCATGTCATTGGTATTTAACATTGCGATGCGTGCTATCGCTAAGAAAGGGAGCCTTAAATAA
- the phoU gene encoding phosphate signaling complex protein PhoU: protein MLRTQFEEELNKLHNQFYSMGTQVSAQLNKAVRAFVSHDRELAEDVITSDEMINQLETKLETKSLEMIALQQPVSGDLRTIITVLKASSDLERMGDHVTSIAKAAINLKGEERIHEVEEDISLLGEKVKSVVDASLNAYIQGNDKRAREIADQYQTVKNMSGEIQEKILEAMKENTETITTGKDYLMTLVFLERITGYAVNLCEWIVYLKSGNIVEL from the coding sequence ATGTTACGTACACAATTCGAAGAAGAACTCAATAAACTTCACAACCAATTTTATTCAATGGGAACACAAGTATCTGCACAATTGAATAAAGCAGTTCGTGCCTTTGTGAGTCATGATCGTGAGTTGGCAGAAGATGTCATCACAAGCGATGAAATGATTAACCAATTGGAAACTAAATTAGAAACAAAATCACTGGAAATGATTGCGTTGCAACAACCGGTTTCAGGGGACTTACGTACGATTATCACAGTACTTAAAGCTTCAAGTGACTTGGAGCGTATGGGCGATCACGTGACTTCAATTGCCAAAGCGGCAATCAACCTTAAAGGTGAAGAACGTATCCATGAAGTCGAAGAAGATATTTCCCTGTTAGGTGAAAAAGTAAAATCAGTCGTTGACGCTTCATTGAATGCTTATATTCAAGGCAATGACAAACGCGCTCGTGAAATCGCGGATCAATACCAAACAGTTAAAAACATGAGCGGTGAAATCCAAGAAAAAATCTTGGAAGCGATGAAAGAAAATACAGAAACAATCACTACAGGTAAAGATTACTTGATGACTCTTGTTTTCTTAGAACGTATCACTGGCTATGCTGTCAATCTTTGTGAATGGATTGTTTACTTGAAATCCGGGAATATCGTTGAGTTGTAA
- a CDS encoding 6-phospho-beta-glucosidase — translation MPLSKDFLWGGATAANQYEGGWDQGGRGLANVDLAPHGSHREAIILGLEKHLQPEEGLFYPGHEAIDFYNHWQEDIALFAEMGFKTFRMSIAWSRIFPKGDETQPNEEGIMFYEKVFKELRKYDIEPLVTITHFDIPMHLVTEYGGWRNRRLVDFYENLVTVLFTRYKGLVKYWLTFNEINMLLHAPFMGAGVYIEEGENRDQVLFTAAHHELVASALATKIGHQIDPENKIGCMVAAGDYYPWDSKPENVREALDKNRENLFLIDVQARGKYPNYFLKQLEREGLTLPLLEGDEELLAQNTVDFVSFSYYSSRVAKVQEEGDEETSGNIFASVKNPYLKASEWGWQIDPVGLRTTMNTLYDRYQKPLFIVENGLGAIDKPDETGYVADDYRIAYMAEHIAEMIKAVELDGVELLGYTSWGCIDLVSAGTGEMSKRYGFIYVDRDDQGNGTLKRTPKKSFDWYKKVIASNGQDLSNS, via the coding sequence ATGCCATTATCTAAAGATTTTCTCTGGGGCGGCGCAACAGCTGCTAACCAATATGAAGGCGGCTGGGATCAAGGTGGTCGAGGACTTGCTAATGTAGATTTAGCCCCACACGGCTCACATCGTGAAGCCATTATTTTAGGACTTGAAAAGCATTTACAACCGGAAGAAGGACTTTTCTATCCCGGGCACGAGGCTATTGATTTTTACAACCACTGGCAAGAAGATATTGCTTTGTTTGCTGAAATGGGGTTCAAAACTTTCCGTATGTCTATTGCTTGGTCACGGATTTTTCCAAAAGGTGACGAAACTCAACCTAACGAAGAAGGAATAATGTTTTATGAAAAAGTCTTTAAAGAGCTGCGTAAGTATGATATTGAACCTTTAGTAACCATCACGCACTTTGACATTCCGATGCACTTAGTAACAGAATATGGGGGGTGGCGTAATCGTCGACTGGTTGATTTTTACGAAAACTTAGTCACAGTTCTCTTTACACGTTACAAAGGCTTGGTCAAATATTGGCTTACCTTTAATGAAATCAATATGCTCTTGCATGCTCCGTTTATGGGCGCAGGTGTTTATATTGAAGAAGGGGAAAATCGGGATCAAGTCCTTTTTACAGCGGCACATCATGAACTTGTCGCCTCAGCCTTAGCGACAAAAATTGGCCACCAAATAGACCCAGAAAATAAGATTGGCTGTATGGTGGCTGCGGGAGATTACTATCCTTGGGATTCTAAACCAGAAAATGTCCGTGAAGCACTCGATAAAAACCGTGAGAACCTTTTCTTGATTGATGTACAAGCACGTGGCAAATATCCAAATTATTTCTTGAAACAACTTGAACGTGAGGGGCTTACTTTACCTCTTCTTGAAGGTGATGAGGAACTGCTTGCTCAGAATACTGTTGATTTCGTATCCTTCTCTTACTACTCAAGCCGTGTTGCAAAAGTTCAGGAAGAAGGGGATGAAGAAACTTCAGGTAATATCTTTGCCTCGGTTAAAAATCCTTACCTTAAAGCATCTGAATGGGGCTGGCAGATTGATCCTGTGGGTCTACGCACAACAATGAACACGCTCTATGATCGCTATCAAAAACCACTTTTCATTGTTGAAAATGGCTTAGGGGCTATAGATAAACCAGATGAAACAGGTTATGTAGCAGATGATTATCGTATCGCTTATATGGCTGAACATATCGCAGAAATGATCAAAGCAGTCGAGTTAGACGGTGTTGAACTTTTGGGCTATACTTCATGGGGGTGTATTGACTTAGTATCGGCTGGAACTGGCGAGATGTCTAAACGTTATGGATTTATCTATGTTGATCGTGATGACCAAGGGAATGGGACTCTAAAGCGTACGCCGAAAAAATCCTTTGACTGGTATAAAAAAGTGATTGCTTCAAATGGGCAAGATTTAAGCAATAGCTAA
- the pstB gene encoding phosphate ABC transporter ATP-binding protein PstB codes for MTKEAILTVSDLSLYYSKKKALNQINMEFYPNEITALIGPSGCGKSTLLRSINRMNDLIPTVTITGAIMYKGHNIYSPKVDTVDLRKEIGMVFQQPNPFPFSIYENVVYGLRLKGVKDKALLDEVVENSLKAANIWDEVKDILHTSALGLSGGQQQRVCIARVLAVNPKIILLDEPTSALDPISAGHVEETLLELKEDYTLAIVTHSMQQASRISDRTAFMLNGDLVEMDNTKKIFLNPEKQETEDYIAGKFG; via the coding sequence ATGACAAAAGAAGCAATTTTAACAGTCAGCGACCTTTCGCTGTATTATAGTAAGAAAAAAGCGCTCAATCAAATCAATATGGAATTCTATCCTAATGAGATTACAGCACTTATTGGCCCCTCTGGATGTGGGAAATCAACACTTTTGCGCTCGATTAACCGCATGAACGATTTAATTCCAACCGTAACAATTACGGGCGCAATCATGTACAAAGGCCATAACATCTACAGCCCCAAAGTGGATACCGTAGATCTTCGTAAAGAAATCGGCATGGTCTTCCAGCAACCTAATCCTTTCCCGTTTTCAATTTATGAAAATGTTGTCTATGGTTTGCGTCTCAAAGGTGTAAAAGACAAGGCTTTGCTCGATGAAGTTGTTGAGAATTCGCTTAAGGCCGCAAATATTTGGGATGAAGTAAAAGATATTCTTCATACTTCAGCACTTGGTTTATCTGGTGGACAACAACAACGTGTGTGTATCGCACGTGTGCTTGCTGTCAATCCTAAAATTATCTTGCTTGATGAGCCAACGTCAGCCTTAGACCCGATTTCGGCAGGACATGTAGAAGAGACACTTTTAGAACTTAAAGAAGATTATACTTTAGCTATTGTTACGCACAGCATGCAACAAGCTTCACGTATCTCTGATCGTACTGCTTTCATGCTCAATGGTGACTTAGTTGAAATGGACAACACGAAAAAAATCTTCCTTAACCCTGAAAAACAGGAAACAGAAGATTATATTGCGGGTAAGTTTGGATAA